In Gemmatimonas sp., a single genomic region encodes these proteins:
- a CDS encoding FeoB-associated Cys-rich membrane protein, with amino-acid sequence MMPELNTQLIVVALIVAGALFFVGRRAWRSLAAARKPKSGCGSDCGCG; translated from the coding sequence ATGATGCCCGAACTGAACACGCAGCTGATCGTCGTCGCGCTGATCGTGGCCGGCGCGCTGTTCTTCGTGGGGCGACGCGCGTGGCGCTCGCTGGCTGCGGCGCGCAAACCAAAGAGCGGCTGCGGATCCGACTGCGGCTGCGGATAA